From one Thermomicrobiales bacterium genomic stretch:
- a CDS encoding ABC transporter permease, whose protein sequence is MGRYIIRRVITAVPTLIAISMVIFAILALAPGDPLSDLALNPSVPPEVRQRIRESMGLEDPIPVRYAKWASSLFRFDFGYSFRTRGPVIDLIKQRLPTTLYISGSAFLLSILIAIPIGVLSAVKQYSVFDNVATTLAFIGFSLPTFATGLFFILLFTIKLGWLPSIYRSTLDTQGLAGVWERIRQAIMPVTVLALFQAAILLRFVRASMLENIHQDYVRTARAKGLTERNVIGKHALRNALIPVITIIALSLPGVITGAVVTEQIFKVPGMGALLITAIQNNDTPVVMAITFMFSILVVFFNLVADVIYGVLDPRIKYS, encoded by the coding sequence ATGGGTCGTTATATTATTCGTCGTGTCATCACGGCGGTTCCGACGCTGATCGCGATCAGCATGGTCATCTTCGCGATCCTTGCGCTCGCGCCCGGCGACCCACTGTCAGATCTGGCGCTCAACCCGTCGGTGCCACCTGAGGTGCGCCAACGAATCCGCGAGAGCATGGGGCTCGAAGATCCGATCCCGGTCCGCTATGCGAAGTGGGCCAGCTCTCTCTTCCGGTTTGATTTCGGCTACTCGTTCCGCACACGCGGCCCTGTCATCGACCTGATCAAGCAGCGGCTACCGACGACGCTGTACATCAGTGGCTCGGCATTCCTGCTCTCGATTCTTATAGCCATACCAATCGGAGTGCTATCGGCGGTCAAACAGTACTCCGTCTTTGACAACGTCGCGACGACGCTTGCCTTCATCGGCTTCTCGTTACCGACGTTCGCAACCGGCCTCTTCTTTATCCTGCTCTTTACGATCAAGTTAGGCTGGTTACCATCGATCTATAGATCGACGCTCGACACGCAAGGGTTAGCCGGGGTCTGGGAACGGATCAGGCAGGCGATCATGCCTGTCACTGTGCTTGCCCTGTTCCAGGCGGCGATCTTGCTCCGCTTCGTGCGCGCGTCGATGCTGGAGAATATCCACCAGGACTATGTTCGCACCGCCCGAGCCAAGGGGCTGACGGAGCGCAACGTCATCGGCAAGCATGCGCTGCGCAATGCCCTGATCCCGGTGATCACGATCATCGCGCTCTCGCTGCCGGGCGTCATCACCGGCGCAGTTGTTACCGAGCAGATCTTCAAGGTTCCGGGCATGGGCGCGCTGCTGATTACGGCGATCCAGAACAACGACACGCCGGTAGTCATGGCGATTACGTTCATGTTCTCGATTCTAGTGGTGTTCTTTAATCTGGTGGCGGATGTCATCTATGGCGTCCTTGACCCACGGATCAAGTACTCGTAG